A window from Gallus gallus isolate bGalGal1 chromosome 5, bGalGal1.mat.broiler.GRCg7b, whole genome shotgun sequence encodes these proteins:
- the LOC121113253 gene encoding inositol 1,4,5-trisphosphate receptor-interacting protein-like 1 isoform X1 — protein sequence MALAFVFSLLAQRVPCVGDYLDEETLNRMQQREEYLQEQMTKLLLEIEEMERAQGRMGLQALLFALLPYWKTVSVLCLFVFLFWFMWKIHKKFRGVEDDSDVESSSSEEQQQEQQELEQQEQQMQVVEVEAKDEFVFAEEFWPIHTHQEDGEQILSLLHHLIDICQHIVADTFYPVPAHTTGVGSVYEGWCPLVNEPVFCVVVSLLAPRGHTFHPDLGAPEELPARNSRVRVELECTCGREQEMRMRCFLHASAAELRNQQSNLLHSLCTDSYLDVEKTAHWFQNLIRNAWKCTHLSAMCSLNVTQSKRSCRLQVTDVYKKIFLVEMLFGVQQDDTDIFLSSQETEVGTTPSTTWPQSCAVAEAKFFLLVAARAEERNFYIRYMQVCAYILAGLNFSVYELKTVLMHLLTAIPLESWHGRYFLERIDDLLRYLRCCVEEKHLGHFFIGNEDVPAEIILPQDFRESEPLNLFQHLEDAERHEQALQELEELQDRLMSLLIYGK from the coding sequence ATGGCTTTGGCGTTTGTCTTCTCGTTGTTGGCGCAGAGAGTGCCATGTGTTGGTGATTATTTGGATGAGGAAACCCTCAACCGCATGCAGCAGCGTGAGGAGTATCTGCAAGAGCAGAtgacaaagctgctgctggagatagAAGAGATGGAAAGGGCGCAGGGCAGGATGGGCTTGCAAGccctgctctttgctttgttgcCATACTGGAAAACTGTGAGCGTTCTTTGTCTCTTCGTCTTTCTGTTTTGGTTCATGTGGAAGATCCACAAGAAGTTCCGGGGCGTTGAAGACGACAGTGATGTGGAGAGCtccagcagtgaggagcagcagcaggagcagcaggagctggagcagcaggagcaacaGATGCAGGTGGTGGAAGTGGAAGCAAAGGATGAATTTGTCTTTGCTGAAGAGTTCTGGCCAATCCATACCCATCAAGAGGATGGTGAACAGATCCTCTCGCTGTTGCATCACCTCATTGATATCTGCCAACATATCGTGGCGGATACTTTCTATCCAGTGCCAGCACACACCACTGGGGTGGGCAGTGTCTATGAAGGCTGGTGTCCCCTTGTAAATGAGCCTGTCTTCTGCGTGGTTGTGTCCCTGTTGGCCCCCCGTGGGCACACTTTCCACCCGGATCTGGGCGCCCCAGAGGAGCTGCCAGCGAGGAACTCCCGTGTCCGTGTAGAGCTGGAATGCACGTGCGGGAGGGAGCAGGAGATGCGCATGCGATGCTTCCTCCACGCCTCCGCGGCAGAGCTGAGAAATCAGCAGTCCAACCTCCTGCACAGCCTCTGCACTGACTCCTACCTGGATGTAGAGAAGACTGCTCACTGGTTCCAGAACCTGATCAGAAATGCCTGGAAATGCACGCATTTGTCAGCAATGTGCAGCCTGAATGTGACGCAGTCCAAGCGCTCCTGCAGGCTTCAGGTGACAGATGTCTACAAGAAAATCTTCTTAGTTGAGATGCTGTTTGGCGTACAGCAAGATGACACGGACATCTTTCTGAGCAGCCAGGAGACAGAGGTCGGTACTACTCCCAGCACGACCTggccacagagctgtgctgtggcagaagCGAAGTTCTTCCTACTTGTAGCCGCCCGTGCTGAGGAGAGGAATTTCTACATCAGATATATGCAAGTGTGCGCCTATATCCTGGCGGGCCTCAACTTTTCAGTCTATGAACTGAAGACAGTGCTCATGCACCTCCTGACTGCCATCCCTTTGGAAAGCTGGCATGGGAGATATTTCCTGGAGCGGATCGATGACCTCTTGCGCTACCTGCGCTGCTGCGTGGAGGAGAAGCATCTGGGCCACTTCTTCATTGGAAATGAAGACGTGCCTGCGGAGATTATCTTGCCGCAGGATTTCCGAGAGTCCGAACCGCTcaacctcttccagcacctggaGGATGCGGAAAGACAtgagcaggcactgcaggagtTGGAGGAGCTGCAAGATCGGCTCATGAGCCTGCTGATCTATGGGAAGTGA
- the LOC101748182 gene encoding inositol 1,4,5-trisphosphate receptor-interacting protein-like 1 isoform X1 — protein MALAFVFSLLAQRVPCVGDYLDEETLNRMQQREEYLQEQMTKLLLEIEEMEMARSRMGLQALLFALLPYWKIVSVLCLFVFLFWFMWKIHKKFRGVEDNSGVESSSSEEQQQEQQEQQEQQEQEQQEQQMQVVKVKAKDEFVFAEEFWPIHTHQEDGEQILSLLHHLIDICQHIAADTFYPVPAHTTGVGSVYEGWCPLVNKPVFCVVVPLLAPRGHTFHLDLGAPEELPARNSRVRVQLECTCGREQEMRMRCFLHASAAELRNQKSNVLRNLCTDSYLDVEKTAQWFQKLIRNAWKCRHSSTMRSLNVTQSKRSCRFRVTDVYKKIFLVEMLFGVQQDDTDIFLSSQETEIGTTPSTIWPQSCAVAEAKFFLLVAARAKERNFYIRYMQVCTYILAGLNFSVYELKTVLMHLLTAIPLEGWHRSYFLERIDDILRYLRCCVEEKHLGHFFIGNEDVPAEIILPQDFRESEPLNLFEHLEDPERHEQALQELEELQDRLLSLLIYGK, from the coding sequence ATGGCTTTGGCGTTTGTCTTCTCGTTGTTGGCGCAGAGAGTGCCATGTGTTGGTGATTATTTGGATGAGGAAACCCTCAACCGCATGCAGCAGCGTGAGGAGTATCTGCAAGAGCAGAtgacaaagctgctgctggagatagaagaaatggaaatggcGCGGAGCAGGATGGGCTTGCAAGccctgctctttgctttgttgcCATACTGGAAAATTGTGAGCGTTCTTTGTCTCTTCGTCTTTCTGTTTTGGTTCATGTGGAAGATCCACAAGAAGTTCCGGGGCGTTGAAGACAACAGTGGTGTGGAGAGCtccagcagtgaggagcagcagcaggagcagcaggagcagcaggagcagcaggagcaggagcagcaggagcaacaGATGCAGGTGGtgaaagtgaaagcaaaggATGAATTTGTCTTTGCTGAAGAGTTCTGGCCAATCCATACCCATCAAGAGGATGGTGAACAGATCCTCTCGCTGTTGCATCACCTCATCGATATCTGCCAACATATCGCGGCAGATACTTTCTATCCAGTGCCAGCACACACCACCGGGGTGGGCAGTGTCTATGAAGGCTGGTGTCCCCTTGTAAATAAGCCTGTCTTCTGCGTGGTTGTGCCCCTGTTGGCCCCCCGTGGGCACACTTTCCACCTGGATCTGGGCGCCCCAGAGGAGCTGCCAGCGAGGAACTCCCGTGTCCGTGTACAGCTGGAATGCACGTGCGGGAGGGAGCAGGAGATGCGCATGCGATGCTTCCTCCACGCCTCTGCGGCAGAGCTGAGAAATCAGAAGTCCAACGTCCTACGCAACCTCTGCACTGACTCCTACCTGGATGTGGAGAAGACTGCCCAGTGGTTCCAGAAGCTGATCAGAAATGCCTGGAAATGCAGGCATTCGTCAACAATGCGCAGCCTGAATGTGACGCAGTCCAAGCGCTCCTGCAGGTTTCGGGTGACAGATGTCTACAAGAAAATCTTCTTAGTTGAGATGCTGTTTGGCGTACAGCAAGATGACACGGACATCTTTCTGAGCAGCCAGGAGACAGAGATCGGTACTACTCCCAGCACGATCTggccacagagctgtgctgtggcagaagCAAAGTTCTTCCTACTTGTAGCCGCCCGTGCCAAGGAAAGGAATTTCTACATCAGATATATGCAAGTGTGCACCTATATCCTGGCGGGCCTCAACTTTTCAGTCTATGAACTGAAGACAGTGCTCATGCACCTCCTGACTGCCATCCCTTTGGAAGGTTGGCATAGGAGCTATTTCCTGGAGCGGATCGATGACATCTTGCGCTACCTGCGCTGCTGCGTGGAGGAGAAGCATCTGGGCCACTTCTTCATTGGAAATGAAGACGTGCCTGCAGAGATTATCTTGCCGCAGGATTTCCGAGAGTCCGAACCGCTCAACCTCTTCGAGCACCTGGAGGATCCGGAAAGACAtgagcaggcactgcaggagtTGGAGGAGCTGCAAGATCGGCTCCTGAGCCTGCTGATCTATGGGAAGTGA
- the LOC121113253 gene encoding inositol 1,4,5-trisphosphate receptor-interacting protein-like 1 isoform X2, whose product MVFFLAPSLIMALAFVFSLLAQRVPCVGDYLDEETLNRMQQREEYLQEQMTKLLLEIEEMERAQGRMGLQALLFALLPYWKTVSVLCLFVFLFWFMWKIHKKFRGVEDDSDVESSSSEEQQQEQQELEQQEQQMQVVEVEAKDEFVFAEEFWPIHTHQEDGEQILSLLHHLIDICQHIVADTFYPVPAHTTGVGSVYEGWCPLVNEPVFCVVVSLLAPRGHTFHPDLGAPEELPARNSRVRVELECTCGREQEMRMRCFLHASAAELRNQQSNLLHSLCTDSYLDVEKTAHWFQNLIRNAWKCTHLSAMCSLNVTQSKRSCRLQVTDVYKKIFLVEMLFGVQQDDTDIFLSSQETEVGTTPSTTWPQSCAVAEAKFFLLVAARAEERNFYIRYMQVCAYILAGLNFSVYELKTVLMHLLTAIPLESWHGRYFLERIDDLLRYLRCCVEEKHLGHFFIGNEDVPAEIILPQDFRESEPLNLFQHLEDAERHEQALQELEELQDRLMSLLIYGK is encoded by the exons atggttttttttttggctccaTCCCTG ATCATGGCTTTGGCGTTTGTCTTCTCGTTGTTGGCGCAGAGAGTGCCATGTGTTGGTGATTATTTGGATGAGGAAACCCTCAACCGCATGCAGCAGCGTGAGGAGTATCTGCAAGAGCAGAtgacaaagctgctgctggagatagAAGAGATGGAAAGGGCGCAGGGCAGGATGGGCTTGCAAGccctgctctttgctttgttgcCATACTGGAAAACTGTGAGCGTTCTTTGTCTCTTCGTCTTTCTGTTTTGGTTCATGTGGAAGATCCACAAGAAGTTCCGGGGCGTTGAAGACGACAGTGATGTGGAGAGCtccagcagtgaggagcagcagcaggagcagcaggagctggagcagcaggagcaacaGATGCAGGTGGTGGAAGTGGAAGCAAAGGATGAATTTGTCTTTGCTGAAGAGTTCTGGCCAATCCATACCCATCAAGAGGATGGTGAACAGATCCTCTCGCTGTTGCATCACCTCATTGATATCTGCCAACATATCGTGGCGGATACTTTCTATCCAGTGCCAGCACACACCACTGGGGTGGGCAGTGTCTATGAAGGCTGGTGTCCCCTTGTAAATGAGCCTGTCTTCTGCGTGGTTGTGTCCCTGTTGGCCCCCCGTGGGCACACTTTCCACCCGGATCTGGGCGCCCCAGAGGAGCTGCCAGCGAGGAACTCCCGTGTCCGTGTAGAGCTGGAATGCACGTGCGGGAGGGAGCAGGAGATGCGCATGCGATGCTTCCTCCACGCCTCCGCGGCAGAGCTGAGAAATCAGCAGTCCAACCTCCTGCACAGCCTCTGCACTGACTCCTACCTGGATGTAGAGAAGACTGCTCACTGGTTCCAGAACCTGATCAGAAATGCCTGGAAATGCACGCATTTGTCAGCAATGTGCAGCCTGAATGTGACGCAGTCCAAGCGCTCCTGCAGGCTTCAGGTGACAGATGTCTACAAGAAAATCTTCTTAGTTGAGATGCTGTTTGGCGTACAGCAAGATGACACGGACATCTTTCTGAGCAGCCAGGAGACAGAGGTCGGTACTACTCCCAGCACGACCTggccacagagctgtgctgtggcagaagCGAAGTTCTTCCTACTTGTAGCCGCCCGTGCTGAGGAGAGGAATTTCTACATCAGATATATGCAAGTGTGCGCCTATATCCTGGCGGGCCTCAACTTTTCAGTCTATGAACTGAAGACAGTGCTCATGCACCTCCTGACTGCCATCCCTTTGGAAAGCTGGCATGGGAGATATTTCCTGGAGCGGATCGATGACCTCTTGCGCTACCTGCGCTGCTGCGTGGAGGAGAAGCATCTGGGCCACTTCTTCATTGGAAATGAAGACGTGCCTGCGGAGATTATCTTGCCGCAGGATTTCCGAGAGTCCGAACCGCTcaacctcttccagcacctggaGGATGCGGAAAGACAtgagcaggcactgcaggagtTGGAGGAGCTGCAAGATCGGCTCATGAGCCTGCTGATCTATGGGAAGTGA
- the LOC121111019 gene encoding inositol 1,4,5-trisphosphate receptor-interacting protein-like 1 isoform X1, which translates to MALAFVFSLLAQRVPCVGDYLDEETLNRMQQREEYLQEQMTKLLLEIEEMEMARSRMGLQALLFALLPYWKIVSVLCLFVFLFWFMWKIHKKFRGVEDNSGVESSSSEEQQQEQQEQQEQQEQEQQEQQEQQMQVVKVKAKDEFVFAEEFWPIHTHQEDGEQILSLLHHLIDICQHIAADTFYPVPAHTTGVGSVYEGWCPLVNKPVFCVVVPLLAPRGHTFHLDLGAPEELPARNSRVRVQLECTCGREQEMRMRCFLHASAAELRNQKSNVLRNLCTDSYLDVEKTAQWFQKLIRNAWKCRHSSTMRSLNVTQSKRSCRFRVTDVYKKIFLVEMLFGVQQDDTDIFLSSQETEIGTTPSTIWPQSCAVAEAKFFLLVAARAKERNFYIRYMQVCTYILAGLNFSVYELKTVLMHLLTAIPLEGWHRSYFLERIDDILRYLRCCVEEKHLGHFFIGNEDVPAEIILPQDFRESEPLNLFEHLEDPERHEQALQELEELQDRLLSLLIYGK; encoded by the coding sequence ATGGCTTTGGCGTTTGTCTTCTCGTTGTTGGCGCAGAGAGTGCCATGTGTTGGTGATTATTTGGATGAGGAAACCCTCAACCGCATGCAGCAGCGTGAGGAGTATCTGCAAGAGCAGAtgacaaagctgctgctggagatagaagaaatggaaatggcGCGGAGCAGGATGGGCTTGCAAGccctgctctttgctttgttgcCATACTGGAAAATTGTGAGCGTTCTTTGTCTCTTCGTCTTTCTGTTTTGGTTCATGTGGAAGATCCACAAGAAGTTCCGGGGCGTTGAAGACAACAGTGGTGTGGAGAGCtccagcagtgaggagcagcagcaggagcagcaggagcagcaggagcagcaggagcaggagcagcaggagcagcaggagcaacaGATGCAGGTGGtgaaagtgaaagcaaaggATGAATTTGTCTTTGCTGAAGAGTTCTGGCCAATCCATACCCATCAAGAGGATGGTGAACAGATCCTCTCGCTGTTGCATCACCTCATCGATATCTGCCAACATATCGCGGCAGATACTTTCTATCCAGTGCCAGCACACACCACCGGGGTGGGCAGTGTCTATGAAGGCTGGTGTCCCCTTGTAAATAAGCCTGTCTTCTGCGTGGTTGTGCCCCTGTTGGCCCCCCGTGGGCACACTTTCCACCTGGATCTGGGCGCCCCAGAGGAGCTGCCAGCGAGGAACTCCCGTGTCCGTGTACAGCTGGAATGCACGTGCGGGAGGGAGCAGGAGATGCGCATGCGATGCTTCCTCCACGCCTCTGCGGCAGAGCTGAGAAATCAGAAGTCCAACGTCCTACGCAACCTCTGCACTGACTCCTACCTGGATGTGGAGAAGACTGCCCAGTGGTTCCAGAAGCTGATCAGAAATGCCTGGAAATGCAGGCATTCGTCAACAATGCGCAGCCTGAATGTGACGCAGTCCAAGCGCTCCTGCAGGTTTCGGGTGACAGATGTCTACAAGAAAATCTTCTTAGTTGAGATGCTGTTTGGCGTACAGCAAGATGACACGGACATCTTTCTGAGCAGCCAGGAGACAGAGATCGGTACTACTCCCAGCACGATCTggccacagagctgtgctgtggcagaagCAAAGTTCTTCCTACTTGTAGCCGCCCGTGCCAAGGAAAGGAATTTCTACATCAGATATATGCAAGTGTGCACCTATATCCTGGCGGGCCTCAACTTTTCAGTCTATGAACTGAAGACAGTGCTCATGCACCTCCTGACTGCCATCCCTTTGGAAGGTTGGCATAGGAGCTATTTCCTGGAGCGGATCGATGACATCTTGCGCTACCTGCGCTGCTGCGTGGAGGAGAAGCATCTGGGCCACTTCTTCATTGGAAATGAGGACGTGCCTGCAGAGATTATCTTGCCGCAGGATTTCCGAGAGTCCGAACCGCTCAACCTCTTCGAGCACCTGGAGGATCCGGAAAGACAtgagcaggcactgcaggagtTGGAGGAGCTGCAAGATCGGCTCCTGAGCCTGCTGATCTATGGGAAGTGA